The Nocardioides pantholopis genome window below encodes:
- a CDS encoding alpha/beta fold hydrolase, with protein MTRTQTHHRYAEVAGRQLFYREAGSPDAPTIVLLHGFPTSSFMFRNLIPELADRFHVLAPDHVGFGLSDAPPVSEFDYTFDALTEMTSRLLATLGVDRYAIYVQDYGAPIGWRLALQDPSRIWAIVSQSGNGYEEGFVEEFWQGLWDYARDPGPRTEAAVRPALGLEMIRWQYLHGVPDPSVVSPDTWLHDAGRLSRPGNDLAQLALFRDYANNRELYPALHDYLRSSRVPVLAVWGRHDEIFGPAGAQAFRRDAHEPEIHLLDGGHFLLESALDETAALMVAFLDRASRPRARDRVGGPASV; from the coding sequence ATGACACGGACACAGACTCACCACCGGTACGCCGAGGTCGCCGGGCGGCAGCTCTTCTACCGGGAGGCCGGCTCGCCGGACGCCCCGACCATCGTGCTGCTCCACGGCTTCCCGACCAGCTCGTTCATGTTCCGCAACCTGATCCCCGAGCTCGCGGACCGCTTCCACGTGCTCGCGCCCGACCACGTCGGGTTCGGGCTCTCGGACGCCCCGCCCGTCAGCGAGTTCGACTACACATTCGATGCACTGACCGAGATGACGTCGCGCCTGCTCGCGACGCTGGGGGTCGACCGGTACGCGATCTACGTGCAGGACTACGGCGCACCGATCGGGTGGCGCCTGGCCCTGCAGGACCCGTCGCGGATCTGGGCCATCGTCTCCCAGAGCGGCAACGGGTACGAGGAGGGCTTCGTCGAGGAGTTCTGGCAGGGGCTCTGGGACTACGCCAGAGACCCCGGGCCGCGGACCGAGGCTGCGGTGCGCCCGGCACTCGGCCTCGAGATGATCAGGTGGCAGTACCTGCACGGCGTACCGGACCCCAGCGTGGTCAGTCCCGACACCTGGCTCCACGACGCCGGTCGGCTCTCGCGTCCGGGCAACGACCTCGCCCAGCTGGCGCTCTTCCGGGACTACGCGAACAACCGCGAGCTCTATCCCGCCCTGCACGACTACCTGCGCAGCTCGCGCGTCCCGGTCCTCGCGGTCTGGGGTCGCCACGACGAGATCTTCGGACCGGCCGGCGCCCAGGCGTTCCGCCGCGACGCCCACGAGCCGGAGATCCACCTCCTCGACGGCGGCCACTTCCTCCTCGAGAGCGCCCTCGACGAGACCGCGGCGCTGATGGTCGCCTTCCTCGACCGGGCCTCGCGCCCCCGGGCGCGGGACCGGGTGGGCGGGCCCGCGTCGGTCTGA
- a CDS encoding putative Ig domain-containing protein codes for MLPKKTIVGAIAAALGAAALTVPAATAAPAQISCASPLLGEAAPAADIAEDAPKKFAKAATVNGERPAAFSDVADDETLWLDQCGMAFYVDPAPETPEVASAYQEAPADVLSLQSLPGAPVTIYLDFTGGKVTGTGWNDTYGPISAEPFSITAPASTSFDASERQAIFDTWQVVAEDYAPFEVNVTTADLGAAAIERTNFSDTTYGTRVLFAANTPMSGVCGCAGQAYLGIFDRAGADRARYQPAFVYPETLGRNGHAMGDAASHEIGHNLRLEHDGTATQDYLGAGDEATWAPIMGAGYGAQFSQWSQGEYPEANNPQDDTAIVAWSIPVREDDHAGSTTDAATLVKGRPQQGVITSRSDTDAFTFTARGTTTLRVTPSTYTNLHAGITILDASGDEVDSVSITPAVGFVMDPLSDPFGVPPTTWDVDLPMEPASYTAIVDGIGHLDPIAARTFSDYGSIGAYDIDLDTGNPVPDPLQVSRGADLTLWNDEWLDDEPLVTTTGGTRPYLWTSPDIPEGLGIDHETGLLSGSLTDRQPRTGRFTVAVTDARAARPRPSWTSPSGPPGRSPSRPTRSPSSPASSAPCA; via the coding sequence GTGCTCCCCAAGAAGACCATCGTCGGCGCCATCGCCGCCGCCCTGGGCGCTGCCGCCCTCACCGTCCCAGCGGCGACCGCCGCCCCCGCACAGATCTCGTGTGCGAGCCCGCTGCTGGGCGAAGCAGCGCCCGCGGCCGACATCGCCGAGGACGCGCCGAAGAAGTTCGCCAAGGCAGCGACGGTCAACGGCGAGCGCCCGGCCGCATTCTCCGATGTCGCCGATGACGAGACGCTCTGGCTCGACCAGTGCGGCATGGCCTTCTACGTCGACCCAGCCCCCGAGACGCCCGAGGTCGCTTCGGCCTACCAGGAGGCGCCCGCTGACGTCTTGTCGTTGCAGTCGCTGCCCGGTGCACCGGTGACGATCTACCTCGACTTCACCGGCGGCAAGGTCACCGGAACCGGGTGGAACGACACCTACGGACCGATCTCGGCCGAGCCGTTCTCGATCACCGCGCCGGCGTCGACCTCCTTCGATGCCAGCGAGCGTCAGGCGATCTTCGACACCTGGCAGGTCGTCGCCGAGGACTACGCCCCGTTCGAGGTCAACGTCACCACCGCCGACCTCGGAGCCGCAGCGATCGAGCGCACGAACTTCTCCGACACCACGTACGGCACCCGGGTCCTCTTCGCGGCCAACACCCCGATGTCCGGCGTGTGCGGGTGCGCCGGACAGGCCTACCTCGGCATCTTCGACCGGGCCGGTGCGGACCGCGCCCGGTACCAGCCGGCGTTCGTCTACCCCGAGACCCTCGGGCGCAACGGGCACGCCATGGGCGACGCCGCCTCACACGAGATCGGCCACAACCTCCGACTCGAGCACGACGGCACCGCCACCCAGGACTACTTGGGCGCCGGAGATGAGGCAACGTGGGCCCCGATCATGGGCGCCGGCTACGGCGCGCAGTTCAGCCAGTGGTCTCAGGGCGAGTACCCCGAGGCCAACAACCCGCAGGACGACACCGCGATCGTGGCCTGGAGCATTCCTGTGCGCGAGGACGACCACGCCGGCTCCACGACCGACGCAGCCACGCTGGTCAAGGGCAGGCCGCAGCAGGGAGTCATCACGTCGCGCTCCGACACCGACGCGTTCACCTTCACCGCCCGCGGCACCACGACGCTGCGGGTCACCCCGTCGACCTACACCAACCTGCACGCCGGGATCACCATCCTCGACGCGAGCGGTGACGAGGTCGACTCCGTCTCCATCACCCCGGCCGTCGGCTTCGTCATGGATCCCCTGTCCGACCCCTTCGGTGTCCCGCCGACCACCTGGGACGTCGACCTGCCGATGGAGCCGGCCAGCTACACCGCGATCGTCGACGGCATCGGGCACCTCGACCCCATCGCGGCGCGCACCTTCAGCGACTACGGATCCATCGGCGCCTACGACATCGACCTCGACACCGGGAACCCGGTGCCGGACCCCCTCCAGGTGTCCCGCGGTGCCGACCTCACCTTGTGGAACGACGAGTGGCTCGACGACGAACCGCTCGTCACGACCACCGGCGGCACCCGCCCGTACCTGTGGACCTCTCCGGACATCCCCGAGGGCCTCGGCATCGACCACGAGACGGGCCTGCTCAGTGGGTCGCTGACCGACCGGCAGCCGAGGACCGGCCGGTTCACCGTCGCCGTCACCGACGCACGGGCCGCCAGGCCGAGACCGTCGTGGACTTCACCGTCCGGGCCCCCGGGCCGTTCACCATCACGCCCGACGAGGTCTCCTTCGTCGCCGGCCAGTTCGGCTCCGTGCGCCTGA
- a CDS encoding M14 family zinc carboxypeptidase: MTPPASTQPRSRLPRTRRRLSVAVATLTASAAAAAGLWGASPAPGQATPGGGSEMPETLQAAPSPLRTPFEESNGARWTTVPESQRFWRQLDASSDRVRVTTVGRSVQGRPLQLVAVGDPAPDPQSAAADGSVLMYTCSVHGDENSGREACMRLARDMSTTTDPAWRRLLRDTTVLFINLNPDGWVANTRENAQGLDVNRDYMALQSPEARAVVKVIRDWKPDVLNDLHEYGPNPYYRTDLLQLWPRNRQVDRVVHDLARTMSEDYSGGQVEASGYTSGEYGIYVKDGEPFRQVAGDEQGRILRNYAGLQHVAGMLSETANEPLNAEEEADESLLNRRRVEVNYLSAVGSAHFTLENRGTLVRETAAAAERATEEGATRSGVVYFAGQDNVLPTEASEVEPEPMCGYQLTVEQRQAVADNLRLHGITWRNNAQGAYVTMAQEDQPLIPLLLDARSEYRITEATPVETC; the protein is encoded by the coding sequence ATGACGCCACCCGCTTCAACCCAGCCACGGTCCCGCCTCCCCCGCACCCGCCGGCGACTCTCCGTCGCGGTCGCCACGCTCACCGCCTCCGCCGCGGCCGCCGCCGGGCTCTGGGGCGCCAGCCCGGCCCCCGGCCAGGCCACCCCGGGCGGCGGCTCGGAGATGCCCGAGACCCTCCAGGCGGCGCCCAGCCCGCTGCGGACGCCGTTCGAGGAGTCGAACGGCGCGCGCTGGACGACGGTGCCCGAGTCCCAGCGGTTCTGGCGTCAGCTCGACGCCAGCAGCGACCGGGTCCGGGTGACCACTGTCGGGCGCAGCGTCCAGGGCCGCCCGCTCCAGCTGGTGGCCGTCGGCGACCCGGCCCCGGACCCCCAGTCCGCTGCCGCGGACGGCTCGGTGCTGATGTACACCTGCTCGGTCCACGGTGACGAGAACTCCGGCCGCGAGGCGTGCATGCGGCTGGCCCGGGACATGTCGACCACCACCGACCCCGCGTGGCGCCGGCTGCTGCGCGACACCACGGTGCTGTTCATCAACCTCAACCCCGACGGCTGGGTCGCCAACACCCGTGAGAACGCCCAGGGGCTCGACGTCAACCGCGACTACATGGCCCTGCAGTCGCCCGAGGCCAGGGCCGTGGTCAAGGTGATCCGCGACTGGAAGCCCGACGTCCTCAACGACCTCCACGAGTACGGCCCCAACCCGTACTACCGCACGGACCTGCTGCAGCTGTGGCCCCGCAACCGCCAGGTCGACCGGGTCGTCCACGACCTGGCCAGGACCATGAGCGAGGACTACTCCGGTGGCCAGGTGGAGGCCTCGGGCTACACCTCGGGCGAGTACGGCATCTACGTCAAGGACGGCGAGCCGTTCCGCCAGGTCGCCGGTGACGAGCAGGGCCGGATCCTGCGCAACTACGCCGGGCTCCAGCACGTCGCGGGGATGCTCAGCGAGACCGCCAACGAGCCGCTGAACGCCGAGGAGGAGGCCGACGAGTCGCTGCTGAACCGGCGCCGCGTCGAGGTCAACTACCTCAGTGCGGTCGGAAGCGCGCACTTCACCCTCGAGAACCGCGGCACCCTGGTGCGCGAGACCGCCGCGGCGGCCGAGCGGGCCACCGAGGAGGGGGCCACTCGCAGCGGCGTCGTCTACTTCGCCGGTCAGGACAACGTCCTGCCCACCGAGGCCTCGGAGGTGGAGCCGGAGCCGATGTGCGGCTACCAGCTCACCGTCGAGCAGCGGCAGGCCGTCGCCGACAACCTGCGCCTGCACGGCATCACCTGGCGCAACAACGCGCAGGGCGCCTACGTGACGATGGCGCAGGAGGACCAGCCGCTGATCCCGCTGCTCCTCGACGCCCGCTCGGAGTACCGCATCACCGAGGCGACCCCGGTCGAGACCTGCTGA
- a CDS encoding CGNR zinc finger domain-containing protein, with amino-acid sequence MDADEQALLALLNSTPVTGDGPVDLLDDEDYASTLARDLGGRGTGAEIRVLREVRDQLQDAVRAGLVPAGLDDALSGVVQRPLPLTQDGLRWELHGPAPRLPAARAVIAWAALASRRPGRLRACGNDECRLFLIDHTKGNTARWCSMSTCGNRMKARRHHSRTRGPSLDPSGGEQ; translated from the coding sequence GTGGACGCGGACGAACAGGCACTGCTCGCCCTGCTGAACTCCACCCCGGTGACTGGCGACGGGCCGGTGGACCTCCTCGACGACGAGGACTACGCCTCGACGCTCGCGCGCGACCTCGGCGGGCGGGGGACCGGCGCCGAGATCCGGGTGCTGCGTGAGGTGCGGGACCAGCTGCAGGACGCCGTACGCGCCGGGCTCGTCCCCGCCGGCCTCGACGACGCGCTCAGCGGAGTCGTGCAGCGACCGCTGCCGCTGACGCAGGACGGGCTGCGCTGGGAGCTGCACGGACCCGCCCCCCGGCTGCCGGCGGCCCGAGCGGTGATCGCGTGGGCGGCCCTCGCCTCCCGCCGGCCGGGTCGGCTGCGAGCCTGCGGCAACGACGAGTGCCGGCTGTTCCTCATCGATCACACCAAGGGGAACACCGCCCGCTGGTGCTCCATGTCGACCTGCGGCAACCGGATGAAGGCCCGTCGTCATCACTCGCGCACCCGCGGCCCGTCGCTCGACCCGTCCGGCGGGGAGCAGTAG
- a CDS encoding MmcQ/YjbR family DNA-binding protein, protein MAVLDDIRPLGSQLERSYEVYVRGRLKFRVGQLVYVAFSIDKRTMGFAFPREERAALVASEPEKFAMPSTSDLRFHWVHADLAALDRAEARELVVDAWRMVVPQKLSRAYDLAHPMGPG, encoded by the coding sequence ATGGCGGTGCTCGACGACATCCGACCCCTGGGGTCGCAGCTGGAGCGCTCCTACGAGGTGTACGTGCGGGGCCGGCTGAAGTTCCGGGTCGGCCAGCTCGTCTACGTCGCCTTCTCCATCGACAAGCGCACGATGGGCTTCGCCTTCCCCCGCGAGGAGCGGGCAGCGCTCGTCGCGAGCGAACCGGAGAAGTTCGCGATGCCATCCACGTCGGACCTGCGCTTCCACTGGGTGCACGCCGACCTGGCGGCGCTCGATCGAGCCGAGGCCCGCGAGCTCGTCGTCGACGCCTGGCGCATGGTCGTCCCCCAGAAGCTGTCCCGTGCCTACGACCTCGCTCATCCGATGGGCCCCGGCTGA
- the erm gene encoding 23S ribosomal RNA methyltransferase Erm, protein MNPRSSHGGRHELGQNFLRHQPTVDLIVDLVARTSGSILEIGAGDGALTVPLAGLGRDLLAIDVDEHQVRRLARRLPHVAVQRRDVLSTDLSTPVIVGNIPFHLTTPVLRRLLAARGWASAILLLQWEVARKRAGVGGATMMTAQHWPWFTFELRARVPAERFWPVPSVDGGLLLVTRRDQPLVPTGERGGYQDLVRAVFTGPGSGIAGILRRLHPDLPTDELLVAAAVDRQALPRNLTAEQWSSLWVAIRSAARRPTRRTGSRRRRPG, encoded by the coding sequence GTGAATCCCCGTTCCTCCCATGGCGGTCGCCATGAGCTCGGCCAGAACTTCCTTCGTCACCAGCCCACCGTCGACCTGATCGTCGATCTCGTGGCCCGGACCAGCGGGTCGATCCTGGAGATCGGCGCCGGCGACGGCGCGCTCACCGTCCCCCTCGCGGGCCTCGGACGGGATCTGCTGGCCATCGACGTCGACGAGCACCAGGTGCGCAGGCTCGCGCGCCGACTGCCCCACGTCGCCGTGCAGCGGCGCGACGTGCTCAGCACCGATCTCAGCACCCCGGTGATCGTGGGCAACATCCCGTTCCACCTCACCACCCCGGTCCTGCGCCGGCTGCTCGCGGCGCGGGGCTGGGCCTCGGCGATCCTGCTGCTCCAGTGGGAGGTGGCCCGCAAGCGCGCCGGCGTCGGTGGCGCCACCATGATGACCGCGCAGCACTGGCCCTGGTTCACCTTCGAGCTGCGCGCGCGGGTGCCGGCGGAGCGCTTCTGGCCGGTGCCGAGCGTGGACGGCGGCCTGCTCCTGGTGACCCGCCGGGACCAGCCGCTCGTGCCGACCGGCGAGCGTGGCGGGTACCAGGATCTCGTGCGTGCGGTCTTCACCGGCCCCGGCAGCGGGATCGCCGGGATCCTCCGCCGCCTGCACCCGGACCTGCCGACCGACGAGCTCCTGGTGGCCGCCGCCGTCGACCGCCAGGCGCTGCCGCGGAACCTCACCGCGGAGCAGTGGTCGAGCCTCTGGGTCGCGATCAGGAGCGCGGCCCGCCGCCCGACGCGTCGTACCGGCTCCCGGCGACGTCGGCCGGGCTGA
- a CDS encoding PepSY domain-containing protein, translated as MKRLSNAVASAGLVVALLCTAACGDDDELTSDERRQASDAALEDVGEGRVTEVEKGDGDDPYAYEVEVTLDNGNDVTVQLDDDFAVLNPSR; from the coding sequence ATGAAGCGTCTGTCGAACGCGGTCGCGAGCGCGGGGCTCGTGGTGGCGCTGCTGTGCACCGCGGCCTGCGGGGACGACGACGAGCTGACCAGCGACGAGCGGAGGCAGGCCTCCGACGCGGCGCTCGAGGACGTCGGAGAGGGCCGCGTGACCGAGGTGGAGAAGGGCGACGGGGACGATCCGTACGCCTACGAGGTCGAGGTCACCCTCGACAACGGCAACGACGTCACCGTCCAGCTGGACGACGACTTCGCCGTGCTCAACCCCAGCAGATGA
- a CDS encoding DMT family transporter, which produces MTLLFTALALLSAVLHATWSALAYRFPDQAIGFSCMSAISVVVGVVLVAIEPAVGGHAVPFLAASVALHAGYIVALTRLNRLAQFSQLYPLSRGLSPVLIAIAAPVVARDRLSAGAVLGLGIVILGIVLVAGARIDTGRVGARSVGGALLVGLTIASYTVVDGLGVRAAASVPAFIGYLAIGQGILAPAIMVATGATSLAAIRREGRWARAVVVGGLSAASYALMIWAQTLGPLAVAAALRETSIVFATLIGIVVLREDAGARKLVAAGVIVLGIVVLQRAA; this is translated from the coding sequence ATGACCCTGCTCTTCACGGCGCTGGCGCTGCTGTCCGCCGTGCTGCACGCGACCTGGTCCGCCCTCGCCTACCGATTCCCCGATCAGGCGATCGGCTTCTCCTGCATGTCGGCGATCTCCGTGGTGGTCGGCGTGGTGCTCGTCGCGATCGAGCCGGCGGTCGGCGGTCACGCCGTCCCGTTCCTGGCGGCGTCGGTGGCGCTGCACGCGGGGTACATCGTCGCGCTGACGCGGTTGAACAGGCTGGCGCAGTTCTCCCAGCTCTATCCGCTCTCCCGGGGCCTCTCCCCGGTGTTGATCGCGATCGCCGCCCCGGTCGTCGCCCGTGACCGCCTCTCGGCCGGTGCGGTCCTCGGCCTCGGCATCGTCATCCTGGGCATCGTCCTCGTCGCGGGCGCCCGGATCGACACCGGCCGGGTCGGCGCGCGCAGCGTGGGCGGTGCGCTCCTCGTGGGCCTGACGATCGCCAGCTACACGGTCGTGGACGGCCTGGGGGTGCGGGCCGCCGCCTCGGTCCCGGCCTTCATCGGCTACCTGGCCATCGGGCAGGGGATCCTGGCCCCCGCCATCATGGTGGCCACCGGCGCCACGAGCCTCGCCGCCATCCGCCGCGAGGGACGCTGGGCCCGCGCGGTGGTGGTCGGCGGCCTGAGCGCCGCGTCGTACGCCCTGATGATCTGGGCGCAGACGCTGGGACCGCTGGCCGTCGCCGCGGCACTGCGGGAGACCAGCATCGTCTTCGCGACCCTCATCGGTATCGTCGTCCTACGCGAGGACGCCGGGGCGCGGAAGCTGGTGGCGGCCGGCGTGATCGTGCTCGGCATCGTCGTCCTGCAACGCGCCGCGTGA
- a CDS encoding VOC family protein, protein MKATSAAISLNVPDVGASARFATGHLGFTEAMAADGFVSLEHPTAGVNVIFLRTGLTTFKPQEIAGTAGQGTLLVLVVDDLDAEFERICAAGARVVTPPETEPWGERYCQFADDNGLVWQLVQWVTTPQ, encoded by the coding sequence ATGAAGGCCACGTCCGCCGCCATCTCCCTCAACGTCCCCGACGTCGGGGCCTCCGCCCGCTTCGCCACCGGCCACCTGGGGTTCACCGAGGCGATGGCCGCCGACGGCTTCGTCTCGCTGGAGCACCCCACCGCCGGGGTCAACGTGATCTTCCTGCGCACCGGGCTGACCACCTTCAAGCCGCAGGAGATCGCCGGCACCGCCGGCCAGGGCACCCTGCTCGTCCTGGTCGTCGACGACCTGGACGCCGAGTTCGAGCGGATCTGCGCCGCCGGCGCCCGGGTCGTCACCCCACCGGAGACCGAGCCCTGGGGCGAGCGGTACTGCCAGTTCGCCGACGACAACGGCCTGGTCTGGCAGCTGGTGCAGTGGGTGACCACGCCCCAGTGA
- a CDS encoding TetR/AcrR family transcriptional regulator encodes MPRPLIDLLWRDHPAAPAGGRRGPRSRISTGAVVDAAVRLADADGLAAVTVRRLAAELEVSTMSVYTHVNSRDDLLVLMADAAHARIDQPSWRGLDWRARVRGMAEANLDLLRAHPWLPDVADDRTALGPGTIAKYDHELDALAPLGLPPATWDAAITFVLDFVRSSARALRPDPRAGELAEHWPEWGPRLGVYLGEDYPLARRVGAAAGEAMGGVADPALAWDFGLARILDGLAALAPGADQRS; translated from the coding sequence GTGCCGCGCCCGCTGATCGACCTGCTGTGGCGCGACCACCCGGCCGCTCCGGCGGGGGGACGCCGCGGCCCTCGGTCCCGGATCTCGACCGGAGCGGTGGTCGACGCCGCCGTGCGGCTGGCCGATGCCGACGGACTGGCTGCGGTCACGGTGCGCCGGCTCGCGGCCGAGCTCGAGGTCTCGACGATGTCGGTCTACACCCACGTCAACAGCCGCGACGACCTGTTGGTCCTCATGGCCGACGCGGCGCACGCGCGCATCGACCAGCCGTCGTGGCGCGGCCTGGACTGGCGGGCGCGGGTCCGAGGGATGGCCGAGGCGAACCTCGACCTGCTCCGGGCCCACCCGTGGCTGCCGGACGTGGCGGACGACCGTACGGCGCTCGGGCCCGGGACGATCGCCAAGTACGACCACGAGCTCGACGCGCTGGCCCCGCTCGGCCTGCCGCCCGCCACCTGGGACGCGGCCATCACCTTCGTGCTGGACTTCGTCCGGTCCTCCGCCCGGGCGCTCCGCCCCGACCCCCGGGCCGGCGAGCTGGCCGAGCACTGGCCGGAATGGGGGCCGCGGCTCGGCGTCTACCTGGGCGAGGACTACCCGCTGGCACGCCGCGTCGGCGCCGCCGCGGGAGAGGCGATGGGCGGCGTGGCCGACCCGGCGCTGGCCTGGGATTTCGGGCTGGCCAGGATCCTCGACGGGCTCGCCGCTCTCGCGCCCGGAGCCGACCAGCGGTCCTGA
- a CDS encoding LuxR family transcriptional regulator, translating to MTVLTGPTGSGKTLGVSGWLRRRVDLSFSWFHAASDAGPGLRTLLDGARGAAGGGATRPRLVVIDDAHRLGHEALALISGRLHEEPERLRLLLLSRWPLPLDLLSPQLLGHFTGLGGEILRMSRTEAEALVRAHAPELDARTTDTIVAGTQGWPGALGLAARAAALDPEPGPGDCLTASVKAVRTLAGQVFEGRSDAERHLLLCTAAEDIVTGDSAAHLTRDPRAPEALAGLEATGLLVHRVPADPDDPGAAGPARYAVHPLLRQVAGQELDRGGELVERARESVARAVQLDVLRGCTDGAFCRLVAVGATSAAARLLATNGVGMAMRGEGAQIVEFVQRHPEAVLGTPAAWFAVTVERWVAGDVAGARHWMEVLLDSDYIHEPASCVQLACLRLMRARLGLEPVGGAVAQARRVLESSHPHAPRVDIPLLLHELAITLNWTGNLAEAERHFSTAVALARSGRLPSVEVAAMSHLALTEYMRGRERAAVEMATDTFAQLGDPDRWYEEFTCARTGLALFLAGVSAPPWPAVPRLAPPQPEATPVHPADLCALFWRDVRDVTLALSSGDVAEAVGILERPLPVPEQFGTSAATQLPHHLHVSWLTLRLLLAVVSSDGIALRAATEELRAAGAEGEASLGEGFAADLAGDLHAARRSFEHAMAQCRCTQPPAAEIATVCLAQVLAGLDDQGGALALLRVAVQGSQVRRNAIPFLGWLRHGRSVALLLTRLTDVETSPWLTQLAEAVGVAPDIVQYCGPVVASPSPAASPGPAPGRGMPMPLLTAREKDVLAGLARGCTYADMGAELFVAESTVKTHVSSLYAKLGAARRSEALALARHLRLI from the coding sequence GTGACGGTGCTGACCGGCCCCACCGGGAGCGGGAAGACCCTCGGCGTCAGCGGGTGGCTGCGGCGGCGCGTGGACCTCAGCTTCTCCTGGTTCCACGCCGCGTCCGACGCCGGGCCGGGGCTCCGGACCCTGCTCGACGGTGCGCGAGGCGCGGCCGGCGGGGGAGCGACGAGGCCGCGGCTGGTCGTCATCGACGATGCCCACCGCCTGGGTCACGAGGCGCTCGCACTGATCTCGGGGCGGCTGCACGAGGAGCCGGAGCGGCTCCGGCTGCTGCTGCTCTCCCGCTGGCCGCTTCCCCTCGACCTGCTCTCGCCCCAGCTCCTGGGCCACTTCACCGGGCTCGGCGGCGAGATCCTGCGGATGAGTCGGACCGAGGCGGAGGCGCTGGTCCGCGCCCATGCGCCGGAGCTGGACGCCCGCACCACCGACACGATCGTGGCCGGCACCCAAGGCTGGCCGGGTGCCCTCGGGCTGGCCGCCCGCGCGGCTGCTCTTGACCCCGAGCCCGGGCCCGGCGACTGCCTGACCGCCAGCGTCAAGGCGGTCCGGACGCTCGCCGGGCAGGTCTTCGAGGGTCGCTCCGACGCCGAGCGGCACCTGCTGCTGTGCACGGCGGCCGAGGACATCGTCACCGGCGACAGCGCGGCGCACCTGACCCGGGACCCACGGGCGCCCGAGGCTCTCGCCGGGCTCGAGGCCACCGGCCTGCTCGTGCACCGGGTGCCCGCGGATCCCGACGACCCCGGCGCGGCCGGGCCGGCGCGCTACGCCGTGCACCCGCTGCTGCGCCAGGTCGCCGGCCAGGAGCTGGACCGGGGCGGCGAGCTGGTGGAGCGGGCGCGGGAGTCGGTGGCCCGCGCCGTGCAGCTCGACGTCCTGCGCGGGTGCACCGACGGCGCGTTCTGCCGCCTCGTCGCGGTCGGTGCGACGTCCGCGGCCGCACGGCTGCTGGCGACCAACGGGGTCGGGATGGCGATGCGCGGCGAGGGCGCCCAGATCGTCGAGTTCGTCCAGCGGCATCCGGAGGCCGTCCTCGGGACGCCGGCCGCCTGGTTCGCCGTCACCGTCGAGCGCTGGGTGGCGGGGGACGTCGCGGGCGCGCGGCACTGGATGGAGGTGCTGCTGGACAGCGACTACATCCACGAGCCGGCCAGCTGCGTCCAGCTCGCCTGCCTGCGGCTGATGCGCGCCCGCCTCGGCCTCGAACCGGTCGGGGGCGCCGTCGCCCAGGCCCGGCGGGTGCTGGAGTCGTCCCACCCGCACGCGCCTCGCGTGGACATCCCCCTGCTCCTGCACGAGCTGGCGATCACGCTGAACTGGACGGGGAACCTGGCCGAGGCCGAGCGGCACTTCAGCACCGCGGTCGCCCTGGCCCGCAGCGGGCGGCTGCCATCAGTGGAGGTGGCGGCGATGTCGCACCTCGCCCTGACCGAGTACATGCGCGGGCGGGAGCGGGCCGCGGTGGAGATGGCCACCGACACCTTCGCGCAGCTCGGCGACCCCGATCGGTGGTACGAGGAGTTCACCTGCGCCCGGACCGGCCTGGCGCTCTTCCTGGCCGGGGTCTCGGCGCCGCCGTGGCCGGCGGTGCCCCGCCTGGCACCCCCGCAGCCCGAGGCGACGCCGGTCCACCCGGCCGACCTGTGCGCGCTGTTCTGGCGCGACGTGCGCGACGTGACCCTGGCCCTGAGCTCCGGCGACGTGGCCGAGGCCGTCGGCATCCTGGAGCGGCCGCTCCCGGTGCCCGAGCAGTTCGGGACCAGCGCGGCCACCCAGCTGCCCCACCACCTGCACGTCAGCTGGCTAACCCTGCGCCTGCTGCTGGCGGTCGTCTCCTCGGACGGGATCGCCCTGCGGGCGGCGACCGAGGAGCTGCGGGCGGCGGGCGCCGAGGGCGAGGCGTCGCTCGGCGAGGGGTTCGCCGCCGACCTAGCCGGCGACCTGCACGCGGCCCGTCGCAGCTTCGAGCACGCCATGGCCCAGTGCCGCTGCACCCAGCCGCCGGCCGCCGAGATTGCCACGGTCTGCCTGGCGCAGGTCCTCGCGGGCCTCGACGACCAGGGGGGCGCCCTGGCGCTGCTGCGGGTCGCCGTCCAGGGCTCCCAGGTGCGCCGCAACGCCATCCCGTTCCTCGGGTGGTTGCGGCACGGTCGCTCGGTCGCGCTGCTGCTCACCCGGCTCACCGACGTCGAGACCTCCCCGTGGCTCACCCAGCTGGCTGAGGCGGTCGGTGTCGCGCCCGACATCGTCCAGTACTGCGGGCCGGTGGTGGCGAGTCCCTCCCCCGCGGCCTCCCCCGGTCCGGCCCCCGGCCGGGGGATGCCGATGCCGCTGCTGACCGCCCGGGAGAAGGATGTGCTCGCCGGGCTCGCCCGGGGCTGCACCTACGCCGACATGGGTGCGGAGCTGTTCGTGGCCGAGAGCACCGTGAAGACCCACGTGTCGAGCCTGTACGCCAAGCTCGGCGCGGCCCGCCGCAGCGAGGCGCTCGCGCTCGCGCGGCACCTGCGCCTGATCTGA